Proteins encoded together in one Thermotoga sp. window:
- a CDS encoding transcription repressor NadR yields the protein MSMKELKQERLKSILRILERSREPVSGSKLAKEFGVSRQIIVQDIAYLRSQGYSIIATPRGYVFGGGKTKVSKLVAVKHGPEDIKEELLCIVRNGGRVIDVIVEHPVYGEIRGIIDASTEEDVLKFVSLMEMAKTEPLLKLSGGVHLHTIEAPDEEIMKKILKELKEKGFLIEEG from the coding sequence ATGAGCATGAAAGAGCTCAAACAGGAACGTTTGAAGTCTATTTTGAGAATACTCGAGAGATCCCGAGAGCCTGTCAGCGGTTCCAAGCTGGCAAAAGAGTTTGGTGTGAGCAGACAGATAATCGTTCAGGACATCGCCTATTTGAGGAGCCAAGGATACAGCATAATTGCAACCCCCCGGGGATACGTCTTCGGCGGGGGAAAAACGAAGGTATCGAAGCTTGTCGCCGTAAAACACGGGCCAGAGGATATAAAAGAAGAATTACTCTGTATTGTGAGAAACGGAGGAAGGGTTATAGATGTGATCGTGGAGCACCCGGTTTACGGTGAAATCCGGGGGATCATCGATGCTTCCACAGAAGAGGATGTTCTGAAGTTCGTCAGTCTCATGGAGATGGCGAAAACAGAACCCCTCCTGAAACTGTCTGGGGGAGTGCACCTTCACACCATAGAGGCGCCGGATGAGGAAATTATGAAAAAAATATTGAAAGAGCTGAAGGAGAAAGGTTTCTTGATAGAGGAGGGATAA